DNA from Drosophila busckii strain San Diego stock center, stock number 13000-0081.31 chromosome 2R, ASM1175060v1, whole genome shotgun sequence:
tttataaagtaAGCATAGTGCACATATCGCTCGAGATTCTTGTGCTCATGTCCGAATGGAAACGGTTCCATGCAGCgccaattgcaaatttgcttAATGATCAGATTGTAAAACGTctgcaaaaggcaaataagtttttaaatacttaaatcaGCAGCACGCATACTTACAATGCCGAAGAATATGCCATTGTAGGTCACCTGACCCAGATTGTACACTAATAATACTTTTCTCAGATTGTACGGCTGTCGTTTGTTCATGAAAAGTTTTCCACATTTGAGCACAAAGAATAAATACGTCGTTAGTATAATGAATAAAGGCCATGGTGAGTCCGTTAGGAACAACTGATTGGGATCTgcattacaattacaattatgcACTTGATATTGAtagctttgcatttgcttatatcCTACCCGGTGCTGGTTTGTCAAAGACTCCAAACATGTTTAGCTGGTACTTGAACTTCAGATGCGGCAGCTCGTTTTGAACGTACGGAATACAATTTGCGAATGAGCGCAAGAACAAAGaacaatttttacaaaacGTCAGAAATTGGGTTATGCTAATCCGTTTTCCGAGCTTCTGTTTTGTTAGAGACATTCTTAACCTTAAGTAAAGGTGCAAAAAAGCGTTAGAGAGCGTAATGGATTTGGATTTCTAAAGAGAAGCTTTAAGAGactttgtttgaaaaaaagaaattcgGCAACTCAAAatgctaaaaagaaaagagaaatGTATTTGGAGCTCTTTTTTAAGGAGAAGCTCTAAGAGACTTTTTTTGAAGAATCAAAATTCGGGCATCAACAATTTCTTCGAACGTCCACTCTAAATGCttagaaaaaaaagagaaatggACTTGAATATATCTTCTAAAGAGAAGCTTTAAGAGACTTTGTTTAATGAAAAGAAATTCGAGAATCGACAATTTCTACGAACGTCCAATCTAAGAAGAAAAGAGAAATTCCACTCAAAGAGAATTCAGTTCAGTTGAAAAAAATTCACATCGTGACTTTTGTCGCAACCTTTGAAtaagaaatgcaaatgtaGCTACTATTCAATTGTTAAGCAagcagtttatattttatttcaactaaagaaatacatttaattcaaatcaCCTTTCGGGGTTAATCTCGTCGCATTTTGTGACCTTGCGCCGGCTGTGCTGCCTTCGACTCGGTGCGCATATAAGTCTTCAAATAAAAGTTACCAAACATGTACATCATGATCACTGCCTGCAGTAATTGAAGCAATAGCAGACAGCGTGGAAAGCCGCAGTTTGGAGAGAAGAGCAGTACATAGGAGGCGTAGATAAAGATGAGGACAAACTGTATAAGCTGACTGAGCGTAATGTACTTCTTCCACCAGATGCTCTCTATCTTGAAGCCGAAATTTGCAGCGGACAGGAAATAGTagaaatacataaatgtatgCACCAGAGAGTTGACCATGCCCACAGCATTGAAATGTCCGCCGGTGCCATAGAAGCGCATAATGCCATAGCAAATGGTAACCATCATGATGTGATGATAAACGTGCAGAAAACTAATCTGTCTGTAATTCTTGCGCAGCACAAAGAACACCGTATCGAGCAGATCCAGAATTTTGTTGATAAAGTACGCATAGTGCACATAACGTTCCAAATTCTTGTGCTGGTGACCCTGGGGAAACGTTTCCATGCAACGCCAGTCGGAAATTTGACGCAAGACGAGATAGTAAAAGGTCTgcgcgaaagagagagagcgagagtaagATAGCGCTgacatttaaaacaaactcTGTACTTACTATGCCAAAGAACAGCCCATTGTAGGCCACCTGACCAAGATTATAGCACATGAGCAGCTTGCGCAAATTGTAGGGCTGACGCTTTTGCATATAAAGTTTGCCCAGCTTGAGCACAAAGAGCGCATAGACGCCAAGGATGAGCAGCGTGGGCCATGGCGAATTCGTCAGCGGCAGTGGATGAGGATCTGTGTGGATTTTATTTTTCTCAAAGCTGCCGCAAGCAAGCAAGTTATAGTTTCATTTTTCAACCTACCCGGCGATGGTGAATTAAATATAGCGAACATAGCTTTGGGGAGATTGTTAGACGACTGCTGCCAGTCGTACTTTGGTTGTGTCTATTTAATTTGCGACCGGGCTTAACTATTTAGCATGCGATTTAAAATATGTGCGCACACATATGCTGCGGAATACAAAGCTCAAGTTGTGCTCTACATTGTTtattgctgcttcttctttataGGTTTTACATAGGCTTGTATATAGAATTTAGTAAACATGATGAGCATTACGGACGCCTGAAACAGTTGCATATACTGCATGAACAACGGAAATGTGCAGCTGCGATTAAACAGCAGCATATAGATAGACTGTACGAAAAGTATAAGAAACTGTGCAATCTGTATGGTAGTTATGTATTTCTTCCACCAAATGCTCTGCTTCAGCTGCGGATACTTGGCCGAGAAGAAGTAATAAGTGTACATTACGCTATGCACACAGGTGTTGAGTATGCCCATTAGCGCGTATTGTCCACCAAAGCCGTAGAAGCGTTGCACCCAAAACACAGTATAGACCATCATAATATGATGATAGACATGCAGCAATGTGATTTGCTTGTAGCTCTTGCGCAGCACAAAGAAAACCGTATCAAGTAGATCGAGGATTTTGTTTAGATAATAGGCATAGGTGCCCCAGCGTTCGATTTGCTTGTGCGGATTATCGAAGGGCAGCGTTTCCATGCAGGAAAGATTATAGAAGCGAAAGAAGTAGTAGCCGCCCTAAGcagacaaaataataattaattgtcaTAATGTTTATCATAAGTTACTTACATATAAACACAAGCTGgcattgaaaacaatttgaaatagaTTATAGACCAGCATTAGATGCTTAACATTATAGGGCGCTCTTGACTGCATATAGATTCTGCCCAGCTTAAGCACAAATGCCAAATAGCCAACAAGTATAAGCGTAACTGCCCATGCTGAATCTGCTAGTGGCAGCTGCTTGACAAACGCGTCTGTAAATAGTTAAAGTTTTAGAGTTTATAACGATTCCAGCGTTTTGCTCACATACCCGCGCGATATTCCATTAACTTcattattgtgtgtgtggctatcTAGAGCTTTGCTAAACGACTATGCTTAGACTAGATAATGACATAGCAGCAAAGCTTAGAAACTTACgtaattttatgtattatgCACGCGcgtttgatttgcataaaagaAAGCAATGCGTTAAATTATTGTGTAAGCTGCAAAACACtacatttatttcactttAGGCTTTGGCTTTACATAGGTGTGATAATAGAAATTActaaacataattataaacgTAACGCTCTGTATAAGCAAACcgaactgcagcagcttgggAAACTTGCACTGCTGATTGTAAACCAAAATCCACAAGCACTGCGCTCCTATcaatacaaattgcagcagctgcgttaTGGTTATGTATTGCTTCCACCAAATGCTCTGCTTCAGGCTGGGATACATGGCGGATATAAAGTAATAGTAGTACATTATAGCATGCACAAATGAGTTGAGCAATCCCAATACTGCAAACTGAGCACCAAAGCCATAGAGTCGCGATACCCAATACACAGCAAAAACCATCATCGCATGATGATAAACATGCAGAAATGTTATCTGCTTGTAGCTCTTGCGCAGCACAAAGAACACCGTGTCCAGCAGATCGATCACcttatttatatagtaagcATAGCTTATATAACGCTCCACATTTTTATGCGGATCATCCAGCTGCATAGTCTCCATGCAGCGAAAGTCATACTTGGGTTCAATAAACATATGataaaatatctaaaaaataaataaatagtttatactACGTTCTATTTAGTGCATGTACTACTTACATAGGCGAATACCATTGCATTGTATACATTATAGACCATGAGCACTGTTTTTAGCTTGTACGCCTCACGctttgccataaataatttgccGCACTTTAGCACAAAATACATATAGGATATAAGTATAAGTGTCATCGGCCAGGCAGAGCCCATTAGTGGATATGTTGCGCCAACAGGATCTGCAAATTACTTGAATTTAATCAGTTTGTAGCATTTCGAACACTCGAAAAATTACCCGCATTTGGTCTGTTCAAAATATCGATTAgcttattaaacattttgcaaaaagCGTGCGCTCgtcttcaatttaaaatttcaactgTTCAGCAAGTCTGTGCTTTACCCACGACATTGCACATTATGAAAAAAGCTACCAATTGATattctttgctttgcagaAAATTTACACAATATTTCCATTTGCACTCAAGCGATTTTTAAGCTATTGATTAGCACTCAAATAATTATCGTTTGGTAATGAAAACTCAAGCTAACATAAGTAGGAAGCAATTCACTTGTAGCTGCACTCattgattaaattaacttGGTGCAATTACGAATATTTAGCATAATAAATAGATAGATAAACAAGCGTGACATTCAAAAGAATTATTTCATGTAAAAAAgttgacaaattaaagttgggcgccaccaacttttagatacactttgacttggGCACACAAAAGAGCggattgaaatgaaaataattgctaagttatttatccgatcgttttgaaatttacaCAAGTGGCCAAAagcatgactaggcaattttgtgatttattgcagattttaaaagatttttttttacagcctTGTATCGTTTTTTCGTTTTGCGGAGGTGGgggaataaaattaaaaaatgaaaaataaaagcgttgtGTCCTGGATATACATACcgaatttggttgctctagctcttatagttactgagaaacacgcactcataaaagacggacatggctattaTGACAGTTTGTCTTACTTGAATTCAATGAATATGATAGTACTGTGATGGGTCGCCAGCCTCCTTCTCCTGTTCAATACATTTATGGGCGACTTCATAATACCTTTTTCCATTTGCACTCAAGCGATTTTTAAGCTACTGCAGCTATATGATTAGCACTCAAATAATTATCGCTagttaactatttaaaatcagatttattttgatatcaGTTAAATAATTACTTATTGCTTGCTTTTCTTGCTTGGCTTCAGATATGCGCGCTTATAGAATTTACTAAACATTATTATGAAAACAATGGATTGAAAGACTATGAAATATTGCAAGATTTTTGGAAATTTAcatgcagcattaaaaatgattatCCAAAGCCCATGCAATAAGATTATAGCAAACTGTAGCAACTGTactatagttatatattttttccaCCAAAGACTGCGCTTAGCTTGTGGATATTTGGCCGCAATCAGATAATAGCCATACATAAGCATATGGACAAAGGTGTTGAGGAAGCCCATGACCAGAAATTGAGCGCCAAAGCCATAGAATCTGACGATGATATAAATACCCAGGACCATGGACAACATGATGATAAACATGCAGAAATGTTATCTTGCTTGTAGCTCTTGCGCAGCACAAAGAATATCGTGTCCAGCAGATCGATAATCTTGTTGATATAGTAGGCATAGCAAACGATGCGCTCGATGCGCTTTTGGGGATTATCCAAGGCGAAAGTTTCCATGCAGCGAAAGTTGTACATgggtttaataaaaaaatagtaaacgccctaaaagcaaagtgcaagttataaataaattacaagcaaCTAGCTAACTAATACTTACGCCTGCAAACATAAGCGCATTGTAGACCATTTGACTTGCATTGTAGATAATTAAAGTGCGCTTTAGATTCATTGCTGGACGACACTCCATTAGGTCTTTGCCTAGTTttagcacaaaaaataaatagctcgCAATAAGCAGCGCAATTGTCCAGGCAGAGCCCATAAAGGGCAACTGCTGTGCCACAGGatctaaatatataatttttaattatattgcttgcactttgttgctattttttgcTCACCTGCAAAAGGCTTTTGCGCTATGTCGAGTACTTTGgacaacatggcgtatgagcgACGTGTGTGCTACTCTGTTGCCTAGCGGACAACGACTGTTAAATTGTATAAGTAatgtgctttaatttaagtgcATTTGTTATGCATGTTTTACATTCAAAAGtccatacaatttatttaaatacatttaatttgtttattgactAAAAGCTAATCAAGCCAAGCACAGAATTGATTTATGCCTATTGCTGTTTCGGCTTAGCATAAGCGCGCACATAAAATCTGCTAAACATAAAGGTCAAGATCGTTGCCTGAGCCAGCTGTACGCACTGCAATGCACGCGGAAATTGACAGCTCGGATTAAAGACGAGCACAAAGAGCGCCTGACAAAACAGCACCAGGAACTGCAATATCTGCAAGCGTGTTATGTACTTCTTCCACCACAGATTGCCCTTCAGATGCGGATACATGGCCGATGTAAAGTAATAGAAATACATGACGGTGTGCACAAAGCTGTTGAGCAAGCCCATCATGGCGAACTGGCCGCCCATGCCATAGAAGCGGAATATCCAATACCCAGCATAGAACATGACTGCATGATGATAAACGTGCAGAAATGTAATCTGCTTGTAGCTCTTGCGCAGCACAAAGAACACAGTGTCCAGGAAGTCCAGCAGCTTGTTGATGTAGTAG
Protein-coding regions in this window:
- the LOC108595759 gene encoding elongation of very long chain fatty acids protein F-like, whose protein sequence is MFAIFNSPSPDPHPLPLTNSPWPTLLILGVYALFVLKLGKLYMQKRQPYNLRKLLMCYNLGQVAYNGLFFGITFYYLVLRQISDWRCMETFPQGHQHKNLERYVHYAYFINKILDLLDTVFFVLRKNYRQISFLHVYHHIMMVTICYGIMRFYGTGGHFNAVGMVNSLVHTFMYFYYFLSAANFGFKIESIWWKKYITLSQLIQFVLIFIYASYVLLFSPNCGFPRCLLLLQLLQAVIMMYMFGNFYLKTYMRTESKAAQPAQGHKMRRD
- the LOC108595895 gene encoding elongation of very long chain fatty acids protein F-like; protein product: MKLMEYRADAFVKQLPLADSAWAVTLILVGYLAFVLKLGRIYMQSRAPYNVKHLMLVYNLFQIVFNASLCLYGGYYFFRFYNLSCMETLPFDNPHKQIERWGTYAYYLNKILDLLDTVFFVLRKSYKQITLLHVYHHIMMVYTVFWVQRFYGFGGQYALMGILNTCVHSVMYTYYFFSAKYPQLKQSIWWKKYITTIQIAQFLILFVQSIYMLLFNRSCTFPLFMQYMQLFQASVMLIMFTKFYIQAYVKPIKKKQQ
- the LOC108595449 gene encoding elongation of very long chain fatty acids protein F-like; this translates as MFNKLIDILNRPNADPVGATYPLMGSAWPMTLILISYMYFVLKCGKLFMAKREAYKLKTVLMVYNVYNAMVFAYIFYHMFIEPKYDFRCMETMQLDDPHKNVERYISYAYYINKVIDLLDTVFFVLRKSYKQITFLHVYHHAMMVFAVYWVSRLYGFGAQFAVLGLLNSFVHAIMYYYYFISAMYPSLKQSIWWKQYITITQLLQFVLIGAQCLWILVYNQQCKFPKLLQFGLLIQSVTFIIMFSNFYYHTYVKPKPKVK
- the LOC108594866 gene encoding elongation of very long chain fatty acids protein F-like; amino-acid sequence: MNSTVLEIFRITHADAVVAQLPLLASPWPMTYITIAYLIFVLKAGKLFMQARKPYNLKNVILGYNLFQMLYNGFIFLFSAYYLFVKPVYDLRCMNTLPAEHAIKPIERFVTYAYYINKLLDFLDTVFFVLRKSYKQITFLHVYHHAVMFYAGYWIFRFYGMGGQFAMMGLLNSFVHTVMYFYYFTSAMYPHLKGNLWWKKYITRLQILQFLVLFCQALFVLVFNPSCQFPRALQCVQLAQATILTFMFSRFYVRAYAKPKQQ